GCTTACTTTGCCTGGACTCACCTTTATGCCATGGAAAATAATTCTTCCTGCTTTGAGAAGCGCATCGTGGCAGGGATCATCCTCTCCAACAGATGCTCCACCAACAAGGATAATCGCGTCATAAAAAGAGGAAAGGGAGGAGATGGAGTTAGCTAATTTTTCAGCATCATCTGGAAATATACCAATATGATGAGGTTCAAATCCATAGGAAGACAGAAGGAAGAAGGGCAGAAATGAGTAGCTGTCAGGATAGGAGATTCCCTGGGCTTTTCTAGAGATCAGGTCGCTTCCTACAGCTGCTATCCCGATTATCGGCCTCCTGAGAACCCTTAATCTCGATCTCCCGAGCTCCATAACGAGAACTAGGTCTTGGGCTCTAAGGATCCTTCCAGAAGGAATTGCAATTTCCCCTCCCCTTCCATCGCTTCCCCTTCTAACGATCCCCTCCCCCTTTGGGATGGGCTTCTTAACAATAAGCTTGTCTCCATCAATTGTTGCCTCCTCGAGCCTCAGAACAGCATCAGCTCCCTGAGGCACAGGGGATCCTCCTCCTATCAGCACACATTCCCCAGCCGATGTGATTTCTTTAACAATTCTCAAAATTACTGGGGAGGAGGGAGATGCATTGAAAGTATCTTCGCTCCTAAGAGCAA
The window above is part of the Fervidicoccaceae archaeon genome. Proteins encoded here:
- a CDS encoding molybdopterin molybdotransferase MoeA, whose protein sequence is MQRRKIPLKLIELSEALSLGERSFSSTRFEEEISVELAMNRILAEELRFPRDFPSSDISFYDGFALRSEDTFNASPSSPVILRIVKEITSAGECVLIGGGSPVPQGADAVLRLEEATIDGDKLIVKKPIPKGEGIVRRGSDGRGGEIAIPSGRILRAQDLVLVMELGRSRLRVLRRPIIGIAAVGSDLISRKAQGISYPDSYSFLPFFLLSSYGFEPHHIGIFPDDAEKLANSISSLSSFYDAIILVGGASVGEDDPCHDALLKAGRIIFHGIKVSPGKVSGMGIVGGKPVFLVPAHIGSAMASLLLIVIPLLSSAFYGTKDPYLKLRAKLMRGVEGRPGVLTFRTARVEYRGEYVAEPISKEYGGSLFLTSITRANGFFLIEPGRKLNEGEVIELKLFSPPEALSIPLMEKSKEEA